The genome window CAAGTTCGACTTCCTGGGGCTTAAGACCATGACGGTCATCGACGACGCCCTCAAGATCATCAAGGAGATGGGCGTCGAGCCGCCGGACCTGGACACCCTGGCGCTGACCGACGAGAAAACCTACGAACTCTTCGCCAAGGGCGACACCGACGGCATCTTCCAGGTGGAAAGCCAGGGCATGCGCAAGTACCTGCGGATGCTTAAGCCCAACTGCTTCGAGGATTTGATCGCCATGCTCGCCCTCTACCGCCCCGGGCCGCTCGGGTCGGGCATGGTCGAGCAGTTCATCCGCCGCAAGCACGGCGAGGACCCGGTGGTCTACCCCCACCCGCTCCTGGAAGAGACGCTCAAGCCGACCTACGGCGTCATCGTCTACCAGGAACAGGTCATGAAGATCGCCCAGGTGCTGGCCAGCTTTTCGCTCGGCGCCGGCGACCTGCTGCGCCGGGCCATGGGCAAGAAAAACGCCGAGGAGATGGCCAAACAGCGCGGCTTTTTCGTGGACGGCTGTGCGGGCAACGGCATCGAGGCCAAAAAGGCCAACGAGATCTTCGACTTGATGGAGAAGTTCGCCGAGTACGGCTTCAACAAGTCCCACAGCGCCGCTTATGCCCTCATCTCCTACCACACGGCCTACCTCAAAGCGCATTACCCGGTGGCCTTCATGGCGGCGCTGATGACCTCGGACATGGAAAACCAGGAAAAGCTCCTGCAATACATCGCCGCCTGCCGCGACAACGACATCACGCTGCTGCCCCCGGACGTCAACGCCGGCCATCCCCATTTTTCCGTCAAGGACAACAAGATCCTCTACGGCCTGGCCGCCGTGAAAAACATCGGCCGCGACGCCGTGCTGGAAATCGTGGCCGAGCGCGAGGCGAATGGCCCTTTCTCGTCGCTGCTCGATTTCACCAGCCGCGTGAACCGCAAGATCACCAAGCGCGTCATCGAATACCTCATCAAATGCGGCGCCTGCGACGGCTTCGGCTGTTCCCGGGCCGGGCTTTTCGCCGGCCTCGACCAGGCCGTGGCCGTGGGCCAGAAGCGGGCGGCCGACAAGAATGACGGCCGGCTCTCGCTCATGGCGCTCATGCCCGAAAAGCCCAAGCCCACCACGGGGCTGGGGCTCGCCTGCCCGGAAGCCGACCTGCCCGAATGGCTCCACGAGGAGATGATGGCCTTCGAAAAGGAGGCCCTGGGCTTCTACCTCACCAGCCATCCGCTGCTGGCCTACGAACGCGACCTGCGGGCCATGCGCACGACCACCCTTGCCCAATGCGCCGGCATCGAGCCCGGCGTCGAGGTCAAAGTCGCCTGCATCTGCGTCTCCACCAAGGAAATCATCACCAAAAAGGGCCAGAAGATGGCCTTCTGCAAGCTGGAAGACCACCTCGGCGGCGAGGCCGAAGTGGTGGTCTTCTCGGACTGCTTCGCCGAATGCCGCGAGCACCTGACCGGCGACGCGCCGCTTTTTCTCACGGCCAAGATCGGCCAGTCCGAAGAAGCCCAGGGCGAAGGCAAGAAGCTCATCAAGCTGCAAGCAGTGCGCATCGATCCCCTGGCCAAGATCATCGGCGGCAGCGAGGAGCCCGTGGAAGTCGTCGTGGCCTGCCCCGAGGACAAGCCCGTTCCCCTGGACCCCCTGGCCGACATCCTGCGCCGCTACCCCGGCCCCTGCACCGTGCACCTGATCCTGTCCCTGCCCAAGGCCGTGTGCCGGCTGCGCCTGGGGCATGGCTATGGCGTCAAGCGCTGCCCGGAACTGCGCCGCGAACTGGACGACTTCGAGCAGGGGGGGGCGGTGATGCGGCGGTAGCGGGGCGGGGAGGGAAGGGAAGGGAAGAGGGAAGATGCCTCCGGCGGCCAGGAGGGGGTGACCCCCTCCTGGACCTCCCCGACGGGGCGAGTGGGAGGGAGGTCGGGAACGTCGGGCGGCGAAGCGTCGGTCGTTGTGGTGCCGGAAAGGGGCCTTGCGACACTGGCCGCAAAGCCGGCCAGCACGCAAGGCCCCTTTCCGGCACCACGGGCGCCAGCGGCGAAGCGCCGCATTGGAAGAGTGTTTTCAATGAGGAAGCTGCGGTTGTGGCCGTTTGTCTTCCTGAAATCTTTTGTTGGGGCGGGGGGGGGGGGGGGGGGGGGGGGGGGGGGGGGGGGGGGGGCCCCGCCCCCCCCCCGGCCCCCCCCCCGACCGCTCGTCGGCGGGGCTGGTCCATCCGTTGATCTGCGTCATCCGCACGTAAAGTTCAGCTGGGCGTGNNNNNNNNNNATGGCTTTGCATCCCGGCCACCCGCGCCGCCCCCATCAAGGGGGTCCGGGGGGGATTATCCCCCCCGGCCGCCGGAGGCATCTTCCCCATGCAACGCAAGGCGATCGGCTACGTATCGGCGGTGGAGGGCGCGGAG of Solidesulfovibrio sp. contains these proteins:
- the dnaE gene encoding DNA polymerase III subunit alpha — translated: MPDFVHLHCHTEYSLLDGAIRIGDLVKTAASFGSPAAAITDHGNLHGALIFYDTAKKAGLKPIIGCEVYVADGSRHDREPKSPRYHLVLLAQNMTGYHNLLKLVTLGHTEGFHYKPRVDKELLGKYGEGLIALSACLKGEVNQKLLKQGKDRAVAMTREYMALFPDRFYLELQANGIPEQTTVNNFLIELADDLKLPLVATNDCHYLRADDAEAHDILLCIQTAACVDDQKRMRFTTKDLYYRTPDEMAAAFPDLPQALANTCEIAERIDLSLKFGDYHFPVYKTPPGKSLDDVMADMARAGLKDRLAKMPGAEPKKYWDRLELELDVIKQMGFPGYFLIVQDFINWAKDHGIPVGPGRGSAAGSLVAYALRITNLDPLPYDLLFERFLNIERVSMPDIDVDFCERRRYEVIRYVTERYGEDAVAQITTFGTMKAKAAVRDVGRALGMTFGETDRIAKLIPEELKMTIDKALEREPELKVLMRTDPRIARLIDVSRRLEGLARHASTHAAGVVVSDTAMTEYVPLYKGKNNETVTQWDMKRVEKAGLVKFDFLGLKTMTVIDDALKIIKEMGVEPPDLDTLALTDEKTYELFAKGDTDGIFQVESQGMRKYLRMLKPNCFEDLIAMLALYRPGPLGSGMVEQFIRRKHGEDPVVYPHPLLEETLKPTYGVIVYQEQVMKIAQVLASFSLGAGDLLRRAMGKKNAEEMAKQRGFFVDGCAGNGIEAKKANEIFDLMEKFAEYGFNKSHSAAYALISYHTAYLKAHYPVAFMAALMTSDMENQEKLLQYIAACRDNDITLLPPDVNAGHPHFSVKDNKILYGLAAVKNIGRDAVLEIVAEREANGPFSSLLDFTSRVNRKITKRVIEYLIKCGACDGFGCSRAGLFAGLDQAVAVGQKRAADKNDGRLSLMALMPEKPKPTTGLGLACPEADLPEWLHEEMMAFEKEALGFYLTSHPLLAYERDLRAMRTTTLAQCAGIEPGVEVKVACICVSTKEIITKKGQKMAFCKLEDHLGGEAEVVVFSDCFAECREHLTGDAPLFLTAKIGQSEEAQGEGKKLIKLQAVRIDPLAKIIGGSEEPVEVVVACPEDKPVPLDPLADILRRYPGPCTVHLILSLPKAVCRLRLGHGYGVKRCPELRRELDDFEQGGAVMRR